In Pseudomonadota bacterium, a genomic segment contains:
- a CDS encoding helix-turn-helix domain-containing protein encodes MRMSTEPCVKRGDLPGFTVAGTWRFKREDIDAWIEVQKQSGTGDTSSRGASE; translated from the coding sequence TTGCGGATGTCCACTGAACCTTGCGTGAAGCGCGGCGATCTGCCGGGCTTCACGGTCGCCGGGACCTGGCGCTTCAAGCGGGAAGACATCGACGCCTGGATCGAGGTGCAGAAGCAATCGGGAACGGGTGACACCTCGTCACGGGGGGCATCGGAATGA